Proteins from a single region of Nocardiopsis dassonvillei subsp. dassonvillei DSM 43111:
- a CDS encoding alpha/beta fold hydrolase has protein sequence MGVPIVLVHGLRVSGTMWRPQVELLESEGRTVVVPDLPGHGSRRGEEFSLGRAVDAVLTAVDSVGGRALVVGLSLGGFVSIATAAAAPGKVAGLVAAGCTAKPAQLLAQVYRIPAVLMDRLPDKGAAVNERFHRLTLRDGAADAVLGGGLAVEAATAVIDAVSEMDVLAALASYEGPVWLINGARDHFRIHEKRFFDSCVDGRLVNVPRAGHMVSLDQPVNFSRIVADAADVVSGRERVRRAVEAGEG, from the coding sequence ATGGGTGTGCCGATCGTTCTGGTGCACGGGTTGCGGGTGTCGGGGACTATGTGGCGCCCGCAGGTGGAGTTGTTGGAGAGCGAGGGGCGCACGGTGGTGGTCCCCGATCTTCCTGGGCACGGGTCGCGGCGGGGTGAGGAGTTCTCGCTGGGGCGTGCGGTGGACGCGGTGTTGACGGCGGTCGACAGTGTGGGCGGCCGGGCGCTGGTGGTGGGGTTGAGCCTGGGCGGGTTCGTCTCGATCGCGACGGCGGCCGCCGCTCCGGGGAAGGTGGCGGGGTTGGTGGCGGCCGGGTGTACGGCCAAGCCCGCGCAGTTGTTGGCGCAGGTGTACCGGATCCCGGCGGTGTTGATGGATCGGTTGCCGGACAAGGGTGCGGCGGTCAACGAGCGGTTCCACCGGTTGACGTTGCGTGATGGTGCGGCGGACGCGGTGTTGGGGGGTGGTTTGGCGGTGGAGGCGGCCACGGCGGTGATCGACGCGGTCTCGGAGATGGACGTGTTGGCGGCGTTGGCGTCGTATGAGGGGCCGGTGTGGTTGATCAACGGGGCGCGGGACCACTTCCGGATCCATGAGAAGCGTTTCTTCGACTCGTGTGTGGATGGTCGGTTGGTGAACGTGCCGCGGGCGGGGCACATGGTGAGTCTGGATCAGCCGGTGAATTTTTCGCGGATCGTCGCGGACGCGGCTGATGTGGTGTCGGGGCGTGAGCGTGTGCGGCGTGCGGTGGAGGCCGGGGAGGGCTGA
- a CDS encoding exodeoxyribonuclease III: MDTTYLTVSSVNVNGLRAAAKKDPGFVGWLAGTDADVVCLQETRAEAEQLPAGVVAPEGWHVVLAPAAARGRAGVAVYSRREPDEVRVGFGHAEFEDAGRYVEVDLGGVTVASLYLPSGEVGTERQEEKERFMEAFLPYLVKRRAEVEERGRELVVCGDWNIAHAEVDLKNWRANRKNAGFLPEEREWLSRVLDEAGFVDVVRSLHPDQEGPYTWWSYRGRAFDNDAGWRIDLQVATPGLAGCAVDARVERASEHAGRWSDHAPVTVRYRVR; this comes from the coding sequence GTGGATACGACTTATTTGACTGTGTCATCGGTGAACGTGAACGGGTTGCGGGCCGCGGCGAAGAAGGATCCGGGGTTCGTGGGGTGGTTGGCGGGCACGGACGCCGATGTGGTGTGCCTTCAGGAGACGCGGGCCGAGGCCGAGCAGTTGCCGGCGGGTGTGGTGGCGCCTGAGGGGTGGCACGTGGTGTTGGCTCCGGCCGCGGCGCGGGGGCGTGCGGGGGTCGCGGTGTACTCGCGGCGTGAGCCCGACGAGGTGCGGGTGGGGTTCGGGCATGCCGAGTTCGAGGACGCGGGCCGGTATGTGGAGGTGGACCTGGGTGGGGTGACGGTGGCGAGCCTGTACCTGCCCTCGGGTGAGGTGGGCACCGAGCGCCAGGAGGAGAAGGAGCGTTTCATGGAGGCGTTCCTGCCGTATCTGGTCAAGCGGCGGGCCGAGGTGGAGGAGCGCGGTCGTGAGCTGGTGGTGTGCGGGGACTGGAACATCGCCCATGCCGAGGTGGATCTGAAGAACTGGCGGGCCAACCGTAAGAACGCGGGGTTCCTGCCCGAGGAGCGGGAGTGGTTGTCGCGGGTTCTGGATGAGGCGGGGTTCGTGGACGTGGTGCGGTCGTTGCATCCGGACCAGGAGGGGCCCTACACGTGGTGGTCCTACCGTGGTCGTGCCTTCGACAACGACGCGGGGTGGCGGATTGATCTTCAGGTGGCCACGCCGGGGTTGGCGGGGTGTGCGGTGGACGCGCGGGTGGAGCGTGCGTCCGAGCATGCGGGTCGTTGGTCGGATCACGCTCCGGTGACGGTGCGCTACCGGGTGCGGTAG
- a CDS encoding sensor histidine kinase, whose translation MRHLTPLLRPLTSAHTYRRWAYLVIGGALLMPYAMAALVLATLVNPTPAPAAFALTLTAALAAVAATAYLPGTRSAQTHLARALLRGPLTSTPRPNPTWRSNARTSLWLCLHMLTGMAVCLLTMVALTEAALLAVAPLTRDVATIAQGPLTFMGQTALTPAQRALGPLIGLALLAALVYTTALVGHLLTLAAPRLLGPSPTERLAAAQAHAHTLAERNRLARELHDSLGHALSVVTLQAATAARLLDTDPDFARQALTHIADQARTATADLDHALGILRENTPTPRTTPPDLAHLPHLARATQHTGTDLTLHLNGDPAHVPALLSRETYRISQEALTNALRHAPGQPLTLTLDITPTALTLTLTNPLPPTRAHRTPRGRGHHGITGMRERAHLLGGTLTAGPHHGTWRLTCRLTWKEQP comes from the coding sequence GTGCGCCACCTCACCCCGCTCCTGCGCCCGCTCACCAGCGCCCACACCTACCGGCGCTGGGCCTACCTCGTCATCGGCGGCGCGCTCCTGATGCCCTACGCCATGGCCGCCCTCGTCCTGGCGACCCTCGTCAACCCCACCCCCGCACCCGCCGCCTTCGCCCTGACCCTCACCGCGGCCCTGGCCGCCGTCGCCGCCACCGCCTACCTGCCCGGCACCCGCAGCGCCCAGACCCACCTGGCCCGCGCCCTGCTCCGCGGCCCCCTCACCTCCACACCCCGCCCCAACCCCACCTGGCGCAGCAACGCCCGCACCAGCCTGTGGCTGTGCCTGCACATGCTCACCGGCATGGCCGTGTGCCTGCTCACCATGGTCGCCCTGACCGAGGCCGCCCTCCTGGCCGTCGCACCCCTGACCCGCGACGTCGCCACCATCGCCCAGGGCCCCCTGACCTTCATGGGCCAGACCGCCCTGACCCCCGCCCAGCGCGCCCTGGGCCCCCTCATCGGCCTCGCCCTGCTCGCCGCCCTGGTCTACACCACCGCCCTGGTCGGCCACCTGCTCACCCTGGCCGCACCCCGCCTGCTGGGCCCCTCACCCACCGAACGCCTGGCCGCCGCCCAGGCCCACGCCCACACCCTCGCCGAACGCAACCGTCTGGCCCGCGAACTCCACGACTCCCTGGGCCACGCCCTGTCCGTGGTCACCCTCCAAGCCGCCACCGCCGCCCGCCTGCTCGACACCGACCCCGACTTCGCCCGACAGGCCCTCACCCACATCGCCGACCAGGCCCGCACCGCCACCGCCGACCTCGACCACGCACTGGGCATCCTGCGCGAGAACACCCCCACCCCACGCACCACACCCCCTGACCTGGCCCACCTGCCCCACCTGGCCCGCGCCACCCAACACACCGGCACCGACCTGACCCTGCACCTGAACGGCGACCCCGCACACGTCCCCGCCCTGCTCTCCCGCGAGACCTACCGCATCAGCCAAGAAGCCCTCACCAACGCCCTGCGCCACGCCCCCGGCCAACCCCTCACCCTCACCCTGGACATCACCCCCACCGCCCTGACCCTGACCCTCACCAACCCCCTCCCGCCCACCCGCGCCCACCGCACCCCGCGAGGGCGCGGCCACCACGGCATCACCGGCATGCGCGAACGAGCCCACCTGCTCGGCGGCACGCTCACCGCCGGCCCCCACCACGGCACCTGGCGCCTGACCTGCCGCCTGACCTGGAAAGAACAACCGTGA
- a CDS encoding response regulator has product MIAINLVDDEALIRAGLAALINAEDDMRVTGQADDGADVPDLVRRTRPDLVLMDVRMPRLDGIQATRTLHTTLTHPPRVIVLTTFDNDDYVWGALRAGAHGFLLKRTPPEDILAAIRLAHRGDTLLFPTALRHLAATQPAAPTPAARAVATLTQRESQTLTLMAQGLTNAEIADRLFLGTETVKTHVSHILTKLGVRDRTQAVIAAYDSGLIRPNTGR; this is encoded by the coding sequence GTGATCGCCATCAACCTCGTCGACGACGAAGCCCTCATCCGCGCCGGACTGGCCGCCCTCATCAACGCCGAGGACGACATGCGGGTCACCGGCCAGGCCGACGACGGCGCCGACGTACCCGACCTGGTCCGACGCACCCGACCCGACCTGGTCCTGATGGACGTGCGCATGCCCCGCCTGGACGGCATCCAGGCCACCCGCACCCTGCACACCACCCTGACCCACCCGCCCCGCGTCATCGTCCTCACCACCTTCGACAACGACGACTACGTCTGGGGCGCCCTACGCGCGGGCGCCCACGGATTCCTCCTCAAACGCACCCCGCCCGAGGACATCCTGGCCGCCATCCGCCTCGCCCACCGCGGCGACACCCTGCTCTTTCCCACCGCCCTGCGCCACCTGGCCGCCACCCAACCCGCCGCCCCCACACCCGCCGCCCGCGCCGTGGCCACCCTCACCCAGCGCGAGTCCCAGACCCTCACCCTCATGGCCCAGGGGCTCACCAACGCCGAGATCGCCGACCGCCTCTTCCTGGGCACCGAGACCGTCAAGACCCACGTCTCCCACATCCTCACCAAGCTCGGCGTCCGCGACCGCACCCAGGCCGTGATAGCCGCCTACGACTCCGGCCTCATCCGCCCCAACACCGGCCGCTGA
- a CDS encoding site-specific integrase, with product MTVNTPQPTPDPAPAHEIALPGAVRARLEQATPSVLVDTRALARVRERFDTEQAQTLGRYLASAQSPNTLRAYRADWTSFTAWCLAQERQSLPADPVDVAVYLAACAQERTPDDTGWALAPSSIERRAAAIAAVHGAHGLDSPTRAEVVRMTLRGIRRTRRARPRRKEPVILPVLEALLSVRPGPEHPHGVARRRDTLLLLTGFGGALRRSELAALTFDDLTLHTDPATGAPALVVALGATKTDQEGRHGQRVALPRGRHRHTCPVCAYADWAALVETHRAGGEEAVAALLERPRPEGALAHLCQGWPGTDLADGSERPLLPAVDRHGHLGSRPMSGRAVGELVKRYARRAGLDPDDFGGHSLRAGFATQAALGGASDREIMRQGRWTNPRTVHDYIRTANPLEDNAVTRLGL from the coding sequence ATGACCGTGAACACACCCCAGCCCACCCCCGACCCCGCGCCCGCCCACGAGATCGCCCTGCCCGGGGCCGTGCGCGCCCGCCTGGAACAGGCCACCCCCAGCGTCCTGGTCGACACCCGCGCCCTGGCCCGCGTCCGCGAGCGCTTCGACACCGAACAGGCCCAGACCCTGGGCCGCTACCTGGCCAGCGCCCAGTCGCCCAACACCCTGCGCGCCTACCGCGCCGACTGGACCTCCTTCACCGCCTGGTGCCTGGCCCAGGAACGCCAGTCCCTGCCCGCCGACCCGGTGGACGTGGCCGTGTACCTGGCCGCCTGCGCCCAGGAGCGCACCCCCGACGACACCGGCTGGGCCCTGGCCCCCTCCAGCATCGAACGGCGCGCCGCCGCCATCGCCGCCGTGCACGGCGCCCACGGCCTGGACTCGCCCACCCGCGCCGAGGTCGTGCGCATGACCCTGCGCGGCATCCGCCGCACCCGCCGGGCCCGCCCGCGCCGCAAGGAACCGGTCATCCTGCCCGTCCTGGAGGCGCTGCTGTCGGTGCGCCCGGGCCCCGAACACCCCCACGGGGTGGCCCGCAGACGCGACACCCTGCTGCTGCTGACCGGGTTCGGCGGGGCCCTGCGCCGCAGCGAACTGGCCGCGCTGACCTTCGACGACCTGACCCTGCACACCGACCCCGCCACCGGTGCCCCCGCCCTGGTGGTGGCACTGGGCGCGACCAAGACCGACCAGGAGGGCCGCCACGGCCAACGGGTCGCCCTGCCCCGGGGGCGGCACCGCCACACCTGCCCGGTGTGCGCCTACGCCGACTGGGCCGCCCTGGTCGAGACCCACCGCGCGGGCGGTGAGGAGGCGGTGGCCGCCCTGCTGGAGCGCCCCCGCCCCGAGGGGGCCCTGGCCCATCTGTGCCAGGGCTGGCCGGGCACGGACCTGGCCGACGGCTCCGAGCGCCCCCTGCTGCCCGCCGTGGACCGCCACGGCCACCTCGGGTCGCGCCCGATGTCGGGCCGGGCCGTGGGGGAGCTGGTCAAACGCTACGCCCGCCGCGCCGGGCTGGACCCCGACGACTTCGGCGGGCACTCCCTGAGGGCGGGGTTCGCCACCCAGGCCGCGCTGGGCGGGGCCAGCGACCGCGAGATCATGCGCCAGGGCCGCTGGACCAACCCGCGCACGGTCCACGACTACATCCGCACCGCCAACCCGCTGGAGGACAACGCCGTCACCCGGCTGGGCCTGTGA
- a CDS encoding TM0106 family RecB-like putative nuclease, translating into MFRTTTGWVVSPTDLVDTLECDHRSALKTALAARVEGAPAPTDIDPLVAQHGLAHEQAELERLSALVEVVRMPDPRPEDASLAAAAQATAEAMAAGVPVIYQGSFHHRLTEPDPDGHTVSFHGRADFLIRSDLDPATGRTRTPAPANWTYEPWDTKLARRPGPGAVVQLAAYAHAVSVATGHTPQHMHLLTGDNHTHTLPTADFTPILSTVTTRLLTLLASEPALPAPTWGQPRPACEGCGYQAWCSQGRTAARHLSLVAGLRTDQAAKLTDSGLDTIDALARADDDQRPATLPRRSFDQLRAQAALQVRQDRTRTPDNPQGTVTAEVFAPDGLASLPAPSPGDVFFDMEGYPYHSREGERGLEYLFGATTEDAHGAETFHAFWAHDRAQEKKALEDFVDFATARVDADPGAHVYHYASYEVDRLKHLSSEFATREEEVNRLLRENRLVDLYTVVRKSLRVSQRSYSIKYLEPLYLPAARSGGVTTATSSIDAYAAYLAATEAGDHDRAARVLADIAAYNRDDCHSTARLRDWLEDHRTHQGITDRPLVQLELTEAEAERARKRQEKAARHAALTEPLLDQVPAQAQDREPDHHTRAQLAALVGYYQRENLPPWREHYRRTSAPLTDLESDTDCAVPWQVRAGEWIEPTGRQRKSRRELSLRLDTAHPHPFTSGQDVHLLYPGAPGQPATTTQAKVAEADADTLAITETCDPDSTYSRPPVAVLPGSPVNPAPKDGALETVARTALDTLPAWPHHPGLDVLRRIPPRLSAPGPLPDPADHDGDLIQATIAAVDRLEGSYLAVQGPPGAGKTYLAAQLITHLARQGRSVGVCSTGHKAVENVMTAALRAAEAAGVEVAAAKRAKGRGKDTDQDLPWEQPSSPQALASWRDKHTAQGRPVLIGGTAWAMSNAAMLADPLDVLIIDEAGQFALADTLAVSAAARNLVLLGDPQQLPQVVQGTHGEGADASALQHLMAGRQIIDPSRGYFLDQTRRMHPAVCATVSALSYQGRLHAHPSTADRTLATLAPGVYTLPTPHQGRTTHSPEEVQAVVEVATHLVTDKVTDAAETHPRSLTGHDILVVAPYNLQVRALRRALARAADDHPALEGVRVGTVDKFQGQEAAAVICSMTTSNAAEASRGTAFVLDRNRLNVALSRAQLVAAVVFSPDLLTTAPRSIDELRLLSSFTRLTEGARPWPARR; encoded by the coding sequence GTGTTCCGCACCACCACCGGTTGGGTCGTCTCACCCACCGACCTCGTCGACACCCTGGAGTGCGACCACCGCAGCGCCCTGAAGACCGCCCTGGCCGCCCGCGTCGAAGGCGCACCCGCCCCCACCGACATCGACCCGCTCGTGGCCCAGCACGGCCTGGCCCACGAACAGGCCGAACTCGAACGCCTCAGCGCCCTGGTCGAGGTCGTCCGCATGCCCGACCCCCGCCCCGAGGACGCCTCCCTGGCCGCGGCCGCCCAGGCCACCGCCGAGGCCATGGCCGCCGGAGTCCCCGTCATCTACCAGGGCAGCTTCCACCACCGCCTCACCGAACCCGACCCCGACGGGCACACGGTGTCCTTCCACGGCCGCGCCGACTTCCTCATCCGCTCCGACCTGGACCCCGCCACCGGCCGCACCCGCACCCCCGCCCCCGCGAACTGGACCTACGAACCCTGGGACACCAAGCTCGCCCGCCGCCCCGGCCCCGGCGCCGTCGTCCAGCTCGCCGCCTACGCCCACGCCGTCAGCGTCGCCACCGGCCACACCCCCCAGCACATGCACCTGCTCACCGGCGACAACCACACCCACACCCTGCCCACCGCCGACTTCACCCCCATCCTGAGCACCGTCACCACCCGCCTGCTCACCCTCCTGGCCAGCGAACCCGCCCTGCCCGCCCCCACCTGGGGCCAGCCCCGCCCCGCCTGCGAGGGCTGCGGCTACCAGGCCTGGTGCTCCCAGGGGCGCACCGCCGCCCGCCACCTGTCCCTGGTCGCCGGACTGCGCACCGACCAGGCCGCCAAACTCACCGACTCCGGACTGGACACCATCGACGCCCTCGCCCGGGCCGACGACGACCAGCGCCCCGCCACCCTGCCCCGCCGCTCCTTCGACCAGCTGCGCGCCCAGGCCGCCCTCCAGGTCCGCCAGGACCGCACCCGCACCCCCGACAACCCCCAGGGCACCGTCACCGCCGAGGTCTTCGCCCCCGACGGCCTGGCCAGCCTGCCCGCCCCCAGCCCCGGCGACGTCTTCTTCGACATGGAGGGCTACCCCTACCACTCCCGCGAGGGCGAACGCGGCCTGGAGTACCTCTTCGGCGCCACCACCGAGGACGCCCACGGAGCCGAGACCTTCCACGCCTTCTGGGCCCACGACCGCGCCCAGGAGAAGAAGGCCCTGGAGGACTTCGTCGACTTCGCCACCGCCCGCGTGGACGCCGACCCCGGCGCCCACGTCTACCACTACGCCTCCTACGAGGTGGACCGCCTCAAACACCTGAGCTCGGAGTTCGCCACCCGCGAGGAGGAGGTCAACCGGCTCCTGCGCGAGAACCGCCTGGTGGACCTGTACACCGTCGTGCGCAAGAGCCTGCGCGTGTCCCAGCGCTCCTACTCCATCAAGTACCTCGAACCCCTCTACCTGCCCGCCGCCCGCTCCGGCGGCGTCACCACCGCCACCTCCAGCATCGACGCCTACGCCGCCTACCTGGCCGCCACCGAGGCCGGCGACCACGACCGGGCCGCGCGGGTCCTGGCCGACATCGCCGCCTACAACCGCGACGACTGCCACTCCACCGCGCGCCTGCGCGACTGGCTGGAGGACCACCGCACCCACCAGGGCATCACCGACCGCCCCCTGGTCCAGCTCGAACTCACCGAGGCCGAGGCCGAACGCGCCCGCAAACGCCAGGAGAAGGCCGCCCGCCACGCCGCCCTCACCGAACCCCTGCTCGACCAGGTCCCCGCCCAGGCCCAGGACCGCGAACCCGACCACCACACCCGCGCCCAACTGGCCGCCCTGGTCGGCTACTACCAGCGCGAGAACCTGCCCCCCTGGCGCGAGCACTACCGGCGCACCAGCGCCCCCCTGACCGACCTGGAGTCCGACACCGACTGCGCCGTGCCCTGGCAGGTGCGCGCGGGGGAGTGGATCGAACCCACCGGCCGCCAGCGCAAGTCCCGCCGCGAACTCTCCCTGCGCCTGGACACCGCCCACCCCCACCCCTTCACCTCCGGCCAGGACGTGCACCTGCTCTACCCCGGCGCCCCCGGGCAGCCCGCCACCACCACCCAGGCCAAGGTCGCCGAGGCCGACGCCGACACCCTGGCCATCACCGAGACCTGCGACCCCGACTCCACCTACTCCCGGCCCCCCGTCGCCGTCCTGCCCGGCTCCCCGGTCAACCCCGCCCCCAAGGACGGCGCCCTGGAGACGGTGGCCCGCACCGCCCTGGACACCCTGCCCGCGTGGCCCCACCACCCCGGCCTGGACGTGCTGCGCCGCATCCCGCCGCGCCTGAGCGCCCCCGGCCCGCTCCCCGACCCCGCCGACCACGACGGCGACCTCATCCAGGCCACCATCGCCGCCGTGGACCGTCTGGAGGGCTCCTACCTCGCCGTGCAGGGCCCGCCCGGCGCGGGCAAGACCTACCTGGCCGCCCAGCTCATCACCCACCTGGCCCGCCAGGGCAGGAGCGTGGGCGTGTGCTCCACCGGCCACAAGGCCGTGGAGAACGTCATGACCGCCGCCCTGCGCGCCGCCGAGGCCGCCGGGGTGGAGGTGGCCGCCGCCAAACGCGCCAAGGGGCGCGGCAAGGACACCGACCAGGACCTGCCCTGGGAACAGCCCTCCAGCCCCCAGGCCCTGGCCAGCTGGCGCGACAAGCACACCGCCCAGGGCCGCCCCGTCCTCATCGGCGGCACCGCCTGGGCCATGTCCAACGCCGCCATGCTCGCCGACCCCCTGGACGTGCTCATCATCGACGAGGCCGGACAGTTCGCCCTGGCCGACACCCTCGCCGTCTCCGCCGCCGCCCGCAACCTCGTCCTGCTGGGCGACCCCCAGCAGCTGCCCCAGGTCGTCCAGGGCACCCACGGTGAGGGCGCCGACGCCTCCGCCCTGCAACACCTCATGGCCGGACGCCAGATCATCGACCCCTCACGCGGCTACTTCCTCGACCAGACCCGCCGCATGCACCCGGCCGTGTGCGCCACCGTCTCCGCCCTGTCCTACCAGGGCCGCCTGCACGCCCACCCCAGCACCGCCGACCGCACCCTGGCCACCCTGGCACCGGGCGTGTACACCCTGCCCACCCCCCACCAGGGCCGCACCACCCACAGCCCCGAGGAGGTCCAGGCGGTGGTGGAGGTGGCCACCCACCTGGTCACCGACAAGGTCACCGACGCCGCCGAGACGCACCCGCGCTCCCTGACCGGCCACGACATCCTCGTGGTGGCCCCCTACAACCTCCAGGTGCGCGCCCTGCGCCGCGCCCTGGCCCGGGCCGCCGACGACCACCCCGCCCTGGAGGGAGTGCGCGTGGGCACCGTGGACAAGTTCCAGGGCCAGGAGGCCGCCGCCGTCATCTGCTCGATGACCACCTCCAACGCCGCCGAGGCCAGCCGCGGCACCGCCTTCGTCCTGGACCGCAACCGCCTCAACGTGGCCCTGTCGCGCGCCCAGCTGGTCGCCGCCGTGGTCTTCTCACCCGACCTGCTCACCACCGCCCCGCGCAGCATCGACGAACTGCGCCTGCTGTCCTCCTTCACCCGCCTGACCGAGGGCGCCCGCCCCTGGCCCGCCCGGCGCTGA
- a CDS encoding class I SAM-dependent methyltransferase yields MPTTIDLDHIRHLYRTHRDDLARVRDQMRHHHTANPHLRPCTDDIEAEITYLLLRENAPAHTVQIGTDHGWSTTWILSALRDNGTGHLHSFDTRDHAPRHVPTDLARTRWTFTHGDIRTSTAHLPPRTDHLHINATHQGWFARWYLHHLLPTLPPHTTVTVHDVFRHHSTPPFTEGAHVMAWLTTHTTGFFTASAARAPHTHRALRELKEELGLTTPLHPGHHNPAIYFRLPAPTP; encoded by the coding sequence ATGCCCACCACCATCGACCTCGACCACATCCGCCACCTCTACCGCACCCACCGCGACGACCTGGCCCGCGTCCGCGACCAGATGCGCCACCACCACACCGCCAACCCCCACCTGCGCCCCTGCACCGACGACATCGAAGCCGAGATCACCTACCTGCTCCTGCGCGAGAACGCCCCCGCCCACACCGTCCAGATCGGCACCGACCACGGCTGGTCCACCACCTGGATCCTGTCCGCCCTACGCGACAACGGCACCGGCCACCTGCACTCCTTCGACACCCGCGACCACGCACCCCGCCACGTCCCCACCGACCTGGCCCGCACCCGCTGGACCTTCACCCACGGCGACATCCGCACCAGCACCGCCCACCTGCCCCCGCGCACCGACCACCTGCACATCAACGCCACCCACCAGGGCTGGTTCGCCCGCTGGTACCTGCACCACCTGCTGCCCACCCTGCCCCCGCACACCACCGTCACCGTCCACGACGTCTTCCGCCACCACTCCACCCCGCCCTTCACCGAAGGCGCCCACGTCATGGCCTGGCTCACCACCCACACCACCGGCTTCTTCACCGCCTCCGCCGCCCGCGCACCCCACACCCACCGCGCCCTACGCGAACTCAAGGAAGAACTCGGCCTGACCACACCCCTGCACCCCGGCCACCACAACCCCGCCATCTACTTCCGCCTGCCCGCACCCACCCCCTGA
- a CDS encoding amino acid permease produces MALIAIGGSVGAGLFIGSGSVIQMAGPAAVLSYVLAGALVFFTLRALGEMVVAVPAGGSFSDYARLAFGPRAGFTIGWVYWWMYAVLVAAESVAGAAILGQWVPGVPGWALALLVLLSMTVANLVSVRVFAETESFFSLVKVATIVAFLLIGGLWAVGLWSGADGSSVANLWEHGGVAPNGWVAVLAATVVVLFAFGGVEIITVAAGESSEPERGVASAVTNVLWRIGLFYVASIVVVVMVLPWNSVDPGRSPFVAVMEHVGVPGAALIMEIVVLIAVLSVLNAAMYTSSRMLFTLTRQGDAPRVLRGTNRRGVPVRAILLGTVVGYGAAVADYLWPDRVFPFLVASIGAILLVLFLTICASQLVVGARVRRREPQRLTLRMWAFPYLTWVVLGGLVTIFVAMVVIPDQRQALLASVGSVVVALVAYEFRRRWGRTPPTDRVLAVPDRPDAEALRRHPGAD; encoded by the coding sequence ATGGCGCTGATCGCGATCGGCGGTTCGGTGGGCGCCGGGCTCTTCATCGGCTCCGGGTCGGTCATCCAGATGGCGGGCCCGGCGGCGGTGCTCTCCTACGTCCTGGCGGGGGCGCTGGTGTTCTTCACCCTGCGCGCCCTGGGTGAGATGGTGGTGGCGGTCCCGGCCGGGGGCTCCTTCTCCGACTACGCCCGCCTGGCCTTCGGTCCCCGTGCCGGTTTCACCATCGGGTGGGTGTACTGGTGGATGTACGCGGTGCTGGTGGCCGCGGAGTCGGTGGCCGGTGCGGCGATCCTGGGCCAGTGGGTGCCGGGGGTGCCCGGGTGGGCGCTGGCGCTGCTGGTGCTGTTGTCGATGACGGTGGCCAACCTGGTGTCGGTGCGGGTGTTCGCCGAGACCGAGTCGTTCTTCTCGTTGGTGAAGGTGGCCACGATCGTGGCGTTCCTGTTGATCGGCGGCCTGTGGGCGGTGGGTCTGTGGAGCGGCGCGGACGGCTCCAGTGTGGCCAACCTGTGGGAGCACGGCGGGGTGGCGCCCAACGGGTGGGTGGCGGTGCTGGCCGCCACGGTGGTGGTGCTGTTCGCCTTCGGCGGGGTGGAGATCATCACCGTGGCCGCGGGCGAGAGCTCCGAGCCCGAGCGCGGTGTGGCCTCGGCGGTGACCAACGTGCTCTGGCGGATCGGGCTGTTCTATGTGGCCTCGATCGTGGTGGTGGTGATGGTGCTGCCGTGGAACAGCGTGGATCCGGGGCGCAGCCCGTTCGTGGCGGTGATGGAGCACGTGGGTGTGCCCGGGGCGGCGCTGATCATGGAGATCGTGGTCCTCATCGCGGTGCTGAGCGTGTTGAACGCGGCGATGTACACCTCCTCGCGGATGCTGTTCACGCTGACCCGGCAGGGGGACGCCCCGCGGGTGCTGCGCGGGACCAACCGGCGGGGTGTGCCGGTGCGGGCGATCCTGCTCGGCACCGTGGTGGGGTACGGGGCGGCGGTGGCCGACTACCTGTGGCCCGACCGGGTGTTCCCGTTCCTGGTGGCCTCCATCGGCGCGATCCTGCTGGTGCTGTTCCTGACCATCTGCGCCTCGCAGCTGGTGGTGGGGGCGCGGGTGCGTCGGCGTGAGCCGCAGCGGCTGACCCTGCGGATGTGGGCGTTCCCGTACCTGACGTGGGTGGTGCTGGGGGGTCTGGTGACGATCTTCGTGGCGATGGTGGTCATCCCCGACCAGCGTCAGGCGCTGCTGGCGTCGGTGGGGTCGGTGGTGGTGGCGCTGGTGGCCTATGAGTTCCGGCGCCGGTGGGGGCGTACGCCGCCCACGGACCGGGTGCTGGCGGTGCCCGACCGGCCCGACGCGGAGGCGCTGCGCCGTCACCCGGGCGCCGACTAG